In a genomic window of Gossypium arboreum isolate Shixiya-1 chromosome 7, ASM2569848v2, whole genome shotgun sequence:
- the LOC108482031 gene encoding cytochrome b5-like, with translation MDCGEKVFVFEELAKRKERDDRWLLISGKVYDVTQFLEDHPGGDEVLLAASGKDATQDFEDVGHSDDARNMMKKYYIGEVDSTTVPPPNKIKPQTYSVTQKDDEPGFLFKILQFLVPLLILGLAFGFQLLGKKEKTEA, from the exons ATGGATTGTGGGGAAAAGGTTTTTGTTTTTGAAGAACTGGCAAAGCGCAAGGAAAGGGATGATCGTTGGCTTTTGATATCTGGAAAG GTGTATGATGTAACCCAATTCTTGGAGGATCATCCTGGAGGAGATGAAGTCTTGCTAGCCGCTAGTG GAAAAGATGCGACACAGGATTTCGAAGATGTTGGTCACAGTGATGATGCAAGGAACATGATGAAAAAATACTACATTGGTGAGGTGGACAGCACCACGGTTCCTCCTCCAAACAAGATCAAACCACAGACGTATTCAGTGACCCAAAAAGATGACGAACCCGGCTTTCTGTTTAAGATATTACAGTTCTTGGTACCCCTCCTGATCTTAGGTTTGGCATTTGGTTTCCAGCTCTTGGGCAAAAAGGAAAAAACTGAAGCTTAG
- the LOC108487487 gene encoding homeobox-leucine zipper protein ATHB-12-like: MIFDGGDNYTQEMMSVTGISTTKTKNNNKRRFSDEQIKSLELMFESETRLEPGKKLEVAKELGLHPRQVAIWFQNKRARWKSKQLEQDYSILQANYNILASKLESLKKEKQGLVIQLQKLNHLLKKPEEEGQCCEQVTSMNSIDGESDQGEGVKSDSEGQLSLSMERSEHALGGVSDDDSGIKIDCFGLEEKLNFISMAEPADGSLTSSEEWQSFDSDDLFDRYSSGYEWWDFWS; encoded by the exons ATGATTTTTGATGGGGGAGATAATTATACGCAGGAGATGATGTCGGTGACTGGAATTTCAACAACCAAAACGAAGAACAATAACAAGAGGAGGTTCAGCGATGAACAAATCAAATCGTTGGAATTGATGTTCGAGTCCGAAACCAGGCTTGAGCCTGGGAAGAAGTTGGAGGTGGCTAAAGAGTTGGGGTTGCACCCAAGACAGGTTGCAATCTGGTTCCAGAACAAGAGGGCTCGGTGGAAATCGAAGCAGCTTGAACAAGATTACAGCATCCTACAAGCCAATTATAACATTCTAGCTTCCAAGCTCGAAAGTTTAAAGAAAGAAAAGCAGGGCTTGGTGATTCAG TTGCAGAAGCTGAACCATTTGCTTAAGAAGCCAGAAGAGGAAGGCCAGTGTTGCGAACAAGTGACATCAATGAACAGCATTGACGGAGAGTCAGATCAGGGGGAGGGTGTCAAGTCTGATTCTGAAGGGCAGCTCAGTTTATCAATGGAAAGATCGGAACACGCACTTGGAGGGGTCTCGGATGATGATAGTGGCATAAAGATAGACTGTTTTGGACTGGAAGAAAAGCTTAACTTTATAAGCATGGCGGAACCAGCTGATGGTTCTTTGACATCTTCAGAAGAGTGGCAGAGCTTTGACTCTGATGATCTCTTTGATCGCTACAGTAGTGGTTATGAGTGGTGGGACTTTTGGTCTTGA